The genomic window ACGTGATGGCCGCGGCGTGCAGGGCCACGTCCTTTCCCCGCAGGAGTCGGAACATGGCGGTGGACATACCCACGCTCGCCCGGTCGTGCACCAGCAGGGGAAGATGTGCGATATGCGTGACCTCGTACTGCTCGGCTCCACCGGGTCCATCGGGACCCAGGCCATCGACATAGTCCGCCGCAACCCCGATCGGTTCCGGGTGGTGGCCCTCGGCGCGGGTGGCGGCAACATCGCACTGCTCGCCGCCCAGGCCCTGGAGCTGGGGGTCGAGGCGGTCGGGGTGGCCCGCGCCTCGGTCGTCCAGGATCTTCAGCTCGCCTTCTACGCCGAGGCGCAGAAACGTGGCTGGGCCAGCGGTGACTTCAAACTTCCCAAGATCGTGGCGGGGCCGGACGCGATGACCGAGCTGGCTCGGTGGCCCTGTGACGTGGTTCTCAACGGCGTCGTCGGCAGCCTCGGCCTGGCACCCACGCTGGCCGCCCTGGAGTCAGGCCGGATCCTGGCCCTGGCCAACAAGGAGTCCCTGGTCGCCGGTGGCCCGCTGGTCCGGCGGATCGCCAAAGAGGGGCAGATCGTCCCGGTCGACTCGGAGCACTCGGCGCTGGCCCAGTGCCTGCGCGGCGGGACCGCGGACGAGGTACGGCGTCTGGTGCTCACCGCGAGCGGCGGCGCGTTCCGGGGTCGGCGACGCGAGGAGTTGTCGAACGTCACTCCCGAGGAGGCGCTCAAGCACCCGACCTGGGACATGGGCCCGGTCGTCACGATCAACTCGGCCACCATGGTCAACAAGGCGCTCGAGGTGATCGAGGCACACGAGCTGTTCGCCGTGCCGTACGACGACATCGAAGTCATGGTCCACCCCCAGTCGGTGCTGCACTCGCTCGTCGAGTTCACCGACGGATCGACCCTCGCCCAGGCCAGCCCGCCGGACATGCGGCTGCCGATCGCGCTCGCCCTGGCCTGGCCGGAGCGGGTGCCGCAGGCCGCGGCGGCGGTCGACTGGACGCAGGCGCACAACTGGGAACTGCGCCCGCTCGACGAGGACGCCTTCCCCGCGGTGCGGCTGGCGAAGGAGGCCGGCCGGGTCGGGCGGTGCCGTCCGGCGATCTTCAACGCGGCGAACGAGGAGTGTGTGGCCGCTTTCGTGTCCGGTCGGCTACCTTTCTTGGGCATCGTCGACACCCTGGAACGTGTGCTCGCCACGGCCCCTGATTTCGCGGAGCCGGGTACCGTCGATGACGTGCTTGCCGCCGAGGCGTGGGCGCGGGCCCAGGCACAGCGGACAATTGAGGCTGAAGGAGCCTGATGCTTTTCTGGCTGGGTGCGGCTGCCTTCGCGCTGACCATCTTGATCTCGGTGAGTCTCCACGAGCTGGGTCACATGGTCACCGGCAAGCGCTTCGGAATGAAAGTCACCAAGTACTTCGTCGGCTTCGGGCCGACGATCTTCTCGTTCCACCGGGGTGAGACCGAGTACGGGCTGAAACTGATCCCGCTCGGCGGCTTCTGCAAGATCGTCGGGATGACGCCGCAGGACGACGACGTCGCTCCCGAGGACCAGCACCGCGCCATGTGGCGGTTCCCGGTCTGGAAGCGGACCGTCGTGATGGCGGCCGGCTCGTTCGCCCACTTCACACTCGCTCTCGTCGGTGCCTGGGCGATGGCCTGGAGCATCGGCCTGCCCAACACCGAGTTGCCGCAGAACGCCGAGCAGCAGCGGGCCGCTCCGGCGATGATCGGCGTCGCCGACTGCATCCGCACCTCGCTGACCGACACCGCCCCCGACTGCGTGCCCGGTCAGAACAGCGCGCTGGCGGCTCCGTCCAAGGCGGCCGGCCTGCGGACCGGCGACGTGATCACCAAGGTCGGCACCACCGCGGTCGCCAACTATGGCCAGCTCACCGACGCCATCCGGGCGGCCCCGGCCGGCCCCACCCCCTTCGAGTACGTACGGGCGGGTCAGACGGCTGTCGCCTCGGTCGACCTGATCACCGCCGAACGGCGCCCCATCGACGACCCGAAGGGCGCGATCTCGCAGGTCTCGGTCGCCGGTGTGAGTTGGGAGACGGACCAGCCGGCGGTCATCGAATACAGTCCGCTCAGCGCGATCCCTGCCTCCGGCGAGTTCAACTGGTACCTGGTCAAGAACTCGCTCAAGGCGATGGCCCGGATCCCGGAGAAGGTGCCCGCGCTGTGGAACTCGATCGTCGGTGACGAGCGTGACCCGGAGACCCCGATCAGTCTGGTCGGAGCCACCCGGATCGGCGGCGAGGCCATCGAGAAGGGTGTGCCCGAGGTCTTCTGGCAGGTCTTCATCTCGCTTAACGTGTTCATCGGCCTGTTCAACCTGCTGCCGCTGCTGCCGGTCGACGGTGGTCACATCGCCATCGCCTGGTTCGAAGCGGCCCGCTCGTGGCTCTACAAGCGCTTCCGAAGGCCTGATCCGGGCCGGGTCGACTACTACAAGCTGATGCCTGTGACCTACGCAGTCATCCTCATCGGCGGTGCGTTCACCCTGTTGACCGTCACCGCCGACATCATCAACCCGATCTCGATCTTCAAGTGAGTAGTGAGATGACTGCGATCAGTCTCGGAATGCCGGCCGTCCCTCCGCCGCCTCTGGCTCCGCGCCGTCGGAGCCGCCAGATCAACGTCGGCGGAGTGCTGGTCGGTGGCGGCGCTCCGGTCAGCGTCCAGTCGATGACCACCACCCTCACCTCCGACATCAACGCCACGCTGCAGCAGATCGCCGAGCTGACCGCGTCCGGCTGTCAGATCGTCCGGGTTGCCGTGCCGTCCCAGGACGACGTCGAGGCGCTGCCCGCGATCGCCAAGAAGTCCCAGCTCCCGGTGATCGCCGACATCCACTTCCAGCCGAAGTACGTGTTCGCTGCGATCGACGCCGGCTGTGCCGCGGTCCGGGTCAACCCGGGCAACATCCGGCAGTTCGACGACAAGGTCAAGGAGATCGCCAAGGCGGCCGGTGACGCCGGCATCCCGATCCGGATCGGCGTCAACGCCGGTTCGCTCGACAAGCGCCTGCTGGAGAAGTACGGCAAGGCCACCGCCGAGGCGCTCGTCGAATCGGCGTTGTGGGAGTGCTCATTGTTCGAAGAGCACGGCTTCCGCGACATCAAGATCTCGGTCAAGCACAACGACCCGGTCGTGATGATCCGGGCGTACAGGCAGCTCGCTGAGCAGTGCGACTACCCGCTGCACCTCGGCGTCACCGAGGCCGGTCCGGCGTTCCAGGGCACCATCAAGAGCGCCGTCGCGTTCGGGGCCCTGCTTGCCGAGGGCATCGGCGACACCATCCGGGTGTCGCTGTCCGCCCCGCCGGTCGAGGAGATCAAGGTCGGCAACCAGATCCTGGAGTCGCTGGGTCTGCGCGAGCGTGGCCTGGAGATCGTGTCCTGTCCGTCCTGCGGCCGGGCCCAGGTCGACGTCTACACACTCGCCGAGCAGGTCACCGCGGCTCTCGACGGGTTCCCGGTGCCGCTGCGGGTGGCCGTGATGGGCTGCGTGGTCAACGGTCCCGGCGAGGCGCGCGAGGCCGACCTGGGTGTGGCGTCCGGCAACGGCAAGGGCCAGATCTTCGTCAAGGGCAAGGTCATCAAGACCGTCCCCGAGTCGATCATCGTGGAGACCCTGGTCGAGGAGGCGCTGCGGCTCGCCGACGAGATGGGCGCCGAACTCCCCGACGAACTGCGCGAGTTGATCCCCGGCCCGATCGTCACGGTCCACTGACACTTCCAGCGTGGTGACTTCGGGTGCGATCCGGCCCCCGAGTCACCACGCTGTCGTGTGTCCGGCCTTGCGTGGTGACCTGTGGTTCGCGAAGTCACCTAGAACAACACTGTGGCGAAGCTGCCGGCGGAGACGAAGCCGCAGTTCGCGTAGACCCGGCGGGCCGGGGTGTTGTAGTCGTTCACGTAGAGGCTGACCGTGGGCGCCACTCGCCGCAGCGCGTCCGCCGCCACCGCCGCCATCGCGCTGGTGGCCAGGCCGTGTCCCCGGTACTCCGGGTGGACCCAGACGCCCTGCACCTGCGTGGTCCGGCGGGTCACGATCGCCAGTTCGGCCTTGAAGACGACCAGGTCGCCGTCGAATTTCGCATAGGCGCGCCGGGCTTTCACCAGCTCCGCGATCCGCCGCCGGTAGCCCCGCCCGCCGTCGTCCTGCAGCGGTGAGACGCCGACCTCTTCGGTATACATCGCCACGGCCGCCGGGAACAGCTGATCCACCTCGCCGGATCGGACCAGGCGGACCCCGGGGTCGGGACGGACCAGCGGATCCCGGTCGGTCACCAGCAACGGCTGGTGGGGGCGCACGTCACGGGCCGGGCCCCAGTTGCCACCGAGGCGGTTCCACAGGTCGAGCACCGCCTCGGAACGGCCGATGATCGACGAGCAGATCCGCGGCTCGGCCCCGAGCAGGTCGGCGAAGGCCGCGGTCGCCGACGGTGTCGCGCCGACCGGCACCAGGTGTGCCCCGGACCAGATGAGCGACTCGATGTGGCGGGCCGGCTCATAGCCGTAGATCCGCCCGTCGGAACGCCACCAGTTCAGCCCGTGAGCGGCCACGCGCTCCGCGATCTGGGCGCCCGCATAGGGGTCGGCGTCGAGGATTCGCTCGACGGCCGCGCGCTCGGGCTCACCGAGCTGGCGAATGGGCACCGTCAACACAGGTACCAGATTGCCAGATGAGGGCGCTTCGACACCTACCGCAACCCGTCGTTCCCAGAAACCCTTGCCGGCGACACGTTGCCGATATATCGTCTAACTATCGACGACAGAACGGAGAAGATCATGAGGCACTCTCATGGACCCCACGACCACGAAGGTTTCGGGGGATTCGGCGGATTCCGCCAGCGCGGCTTCGGGTTCCCTCCCGGGTTCCCCTTCGGGCCTGGTGGGCCGGGGCCGGAGTTCGGTGGCCGGCCCGGCCCGCGCCGCGGCCGAGGCGGCCGGCCGAACGTCCGGCCCGCCATCCTGGCGCTGCTCGTGGAGCGTCCGATGCACGGCTACGAGATGATCCAGGAGCTCGACTCCCGCACCGGTGGCGTCTGGCGCCCGAGCCCCGGCTCGGTCTACCCGACCCTCCAGCTGCTGGAGGACGAGGGCCTGATCGAGGTCACCGCCGAGGGCGGCCGCAAGAGCTACCGCCTCACCGAGGACGGCCGGCCCGAGGCCGAGACCGCGGCACAGAACCCGCCGTGGTCCCAGATCGGCGAGGACACCATGTCCCAGGTGCAGGACTTCCGCGACGCGGCGGTCGGCATCATGGGGGCGCTCAAGCAGGTCGGTTTCAACGGCACGCCGGAGCAGCGGCAGAAGGCCCTGGAGATCCTCAACGAGACGAAGCGCAAGCTCTACTCGATCCTCGCCGAAAGCGAGTGACCTTGCCGGAAGCGAGTGACCTTGCCGGAAGCGAGTGAGGCGATCCACCACGAAGACGCACCCGGCTGGTCCGGGTGCGTCTTTCCGTTTCTTCAAACCCGAGATCAAAACCCTTGCGCCGGTACGATCACCGCTGCTCGTCCGCCCTCGCGGCGCCTTCTCACGCCCGCGCCGCCGGTCAGGCGGTCGTGCGGCCCAGCCCGTCGATCAGTTCCAGCAGCGCGGGGAGTCCACCGGACGTCAGCTCCGGGGTGGGCATCAGCGCCATGATCGGGATCGTCACGCCGGCGTCGGCGTAAGCCTGGACACGGGCGCGGCATGCGGCGGGGGATCCGTGCACGATCAGCTCGTCCACCAGACTGTCCGGGATCGCGGCCAGCGCGCCCTTGCGATCACCGGCCTGCCACGCCGCCCACATCGGCGCCAGTGTCTCGGAACGGCCCAGCCAGCGGTGGAAGGCCGCGTAAGCCGGCACGGTCAGGTAGGACGTGATCAGGCGGCGGCCGATGGTCCGGGCGTACCCGGCGTCCTCGGTCGGCACCAGGAAGATCCGGGTGGCCACCTCGAAATCGGGACCGGCCTGTTTCGTCTCGGCCAGCGCGGTGGCCACGTCGGCGGACGAGAGCCAGTTGAGGATCACCCCGTCGGCTTCGGCTGCGGCGAGCCGGAGCATACCGGGGCGCAGTGCGGCCAGCATGATCCGC from Actinoplanes derwentensis includes these protein-coding regions:
- a CDS encoding PadR family transcriptional regulator; this translates as MRHSHGPHDHEGFGGFGGFRQRGFGFPPGFPFGPGGPGPEFGGRPGPRRGRGGRPNVRPAILALLVERPMHGYEMIQELDSRTGGVWRPSPGSVYPTLQLLEDEGLIEVTAEGGRKSYRLTEDGRPEAETAAQNPPWSQIGEDTMSQVQDFRDAAVGIMGALKQVGFNGTPEQRQKALEILNETKRKLYSILAESE
- the dxr gene encoding 1-deoxy-D-xylulose-5-phosphate reductoisomerase; this translates as MCDMRDLVLLGSTGSIGTQAIDIVRRNPDRFRVVALGAGGGNIALLAAQALELGVEAVGVARASVVQDLQLAFYAEAQKRGWASGDFKLPKIVAGPDAMTELARWPCDVVLNGVVGSLGLAPTLAALESGRILALANKESLVAGGPLVRRIAKEGQIVPVDSEHSALAQCLRGGTADEVRRLVLTASGGAFRGRRREELSNVTPEEALKHPTWDMGPVVTINSATMVNKALEVIEAHELFAVPYDDIEVMVHPQSVLHSLVEFTDGSTLAQASPPDMRLPIALALAWPERVPQAAAAVDWTQAHNWELRPLDEDAFPAVRLAKEAGRVGRCRPAIFNAANEECVAAFVSGRLPFLGIVDTLERVLATAPDFAEPGTVDDVLAAEAWARAQAQRTIEAEGA
- a CDS encoding GNAT family N-acetyltransferase — its product is MLTVPIRQLGEPERAAVERILDADPYAGAQIAERVAAHGLNWWRSDGRIYGYEPARHIESLIWSGAHLVPVGATPSATAAFADLLGAEPRICSSIIGRSEAVLDLWNRLGGNWGPARDVRPHQPLLVTDRDPLVRPDPGVRLVRSGEVDQLFPAAVAMYTEEVGVSPLQDDGGRGYRRRIAELVKARRAYAKFDGDLVVFKAELAIVTRRTTQVQGVWVHPEYRGHGLATSAMAAVAADALRRVAPTVSLYVNDYNTPARRVYANCGFVSAGSFATVLF
- a CDS encoding LLM class F420-dependent oxidoreductase, which produces MTVPFNGVPLAGHAAVFTALADAGFTDAWSAEVNGTDGFTPLTLAAAWEPRLRLGTAIAPVFTRGPGLLAMTAAALAESAPGRFQLGIGASSPVVVGDWNAVAFDKPFARSRDLLRFLRPALAGELVDGDFDTFTVRRFRLERPPAVPPRIMLAALRPGMLRLAAAEADGVILNWLSSADVATALAETKQAGPDFEVATRIFLVPTEDAGYARTIGRRLITSYLTVPAYAAFHRWLGRSETLAPMWAAWQAGDRKGALAAIPDSLVDELIVHGSPAACRARVQAYADAGVTIPIMALMPTPELTSGGLPALLELIDGLGRTTA
- a CDS encoding M50 family metallopeptidase, with product MLFWLGAAAFALTILISVSLHELGHMVTGKRFGMKVTKYFVGFGPTIFSFHRGETEYGLKLIPLGGFCKIVGMTPQDDDVAPEDQHRAMWRFPVWKRTVVMAAGSFAHFTLALVGAWAMAWSIGLPNTELPQNAEQQRAAPAMIGVADCIRTSLTDTAPDCVPGQNSALAAPSKAAGLRTGDVITKVGTTAVANYGQLTDAIRAAPAGPTPFEYVRAGQTAVASVDLITAERRPIDDPKGAISQVSVAGVSWETDQPAVIEYSPLSAIPASGEFNWYLVKNSLKAMARIPEKVPALWNSIVGDERDPETPISLVGATRIGGEAIEKGVPEVFWQVFISLNVFIGLFNLLPLLPVDGGHIAIAWFEAARSWLYKRFRRPDPGRVDYYKLMPVTYAVILIGGAFTLLTVTADIINPISIFK
- the ispG gene encoding flavodoxin-dependent (E)-4-hydroxy-3-methylbut-2-enyl-diphosphate synthase produces the protein MTAISLGMPAVPPPPLAPRRRSRQINVGGVLVGGGAPVSVQSMTTTLTSDINATLQQIAELTASGCQIVRVAVPSQDDVEALPAIAKKSQLPVIADIHFQPKYVFAAIDAGCAAVRVNPGNIRQFDDKVKEIAKAAGDAGIPIRIGVNAGSLDKRLLEKYGKATAEALVESALWECSLFEEHGFRDIKISVKHNDPVVMIRAYRQLAEQCDYPLHLGVTEAGPAFQGTIKSAVAFGALLAEGIGDTIRVSLSAPPVEEIKVGNQILESLGLRERGLEIVSCPSCGRAQVDVYTLAEQVTAALDGFPVPLRVAVMGCVVNGPGEAREADLGVASGNGKGQIFVKGKVIKTVPESIIVETLVEEALRLADEMGAELPDELRELIPGPIVTVH